One window from the genome of Streptomyces sp. WZ-12 encodes:
- a CDS encoding OmpA family protein: MTASRTAVTATAVLLLTVALTAPAAHADPPGITEGTTAPVRIDPTNPRLRMVQGAKLAPPKVLNIKSIVETDDGSERRQDTNDNVTFALQAEVLFGKDSAALSTDALGRISAIADEVRRQRATALKVFGFTDNLGSTAHGLVLSKQRANAVQRELAVDLGSSVGFQTRGYGEQYPIADNSTEAGRRKNRRVEVSFPRNGG, from the coding sequence ATGACCGCCTCCCGAACGGCCGTTACGGCCACCGCCGTGCTGTTGCTGACCGTCGCCCTCACCGCCCCCGCCGCCCACGCCGACCCGCCGGGCATCACCGAGGGCACCACCGCGCCGGTCCGCATCGACCCCACCAACCCCCGGCTGCGGATGGTCCAGGGCGCCAAGCTGGCCCCGCCCAAGGTCCTCAACATCAAGTCCATCGTCGAGACCGACGACGGCTCCGAGCGCCGCCAGGACACCAACGACAACGTCACCTTCGCGCTCCAGGCCGAGGTCCTCTTCGGCAAGGACAGCGCCGCGCTCTCCACCGACGCGCTGGGCCGGATCAGCGCCATCGCCGACGAGGTCCGCAGGCAGCGCGCCACCGCCCTCAAGGTGTTCGGCTTCACCGACAACCTCGGCTCCACCGCGCACGGCCTGGTCCTCTCCAAACAGCGCGCCAACGCCGTCCAACGCGAACTCGCCGTCGACCTCGGCTCGTCGGTCGGCTTCCAGACCCGCGGCTACGGCGAGCAGTACCCGATCGCCGACAACAGCACCGAGGCCGGCCGCCGCAAGAACCGCCGCGTCGAGGTCAGCTTCCCCCGCAACGGCGGCTGA